Genomic segment of Ignavibacteriales bacterium:
AATAGTTCTTCCGTACTCACTAAGAAATTCGGAGAACGATAAATTTGAAGTTAACAATGAAGGTTACTTAATAAACAATAGTAATTATTAGAATAGACTTTTGAATTGCTGCAGTTCTACCGATTGCATCTATATAAATTCATTCCGATCATTTCTAATTTTCTATCCATTAATTATTCATTAATAAGGCCGCACCTGATAGGATCAAAATTACAGCTGCAACCCTTCTATATAAATATTCTTCCCTAAATAATTTACCGCCGGCTATCACAGCAATTAAAACCGAAAGCCTCTTTATTGAAAGAACCAGAGCAACCGGAGCTAATTTTGTGGCTTCAATTTGAGTATAGCGGTAAATAACTGTGAAGAATGAAATAGCAATTACCGTATAGAATACTTTTTTATCAATACTCTTTACTTGCGTAATAATGTTTCTATGCTTGATTAAAATAATTACAAAAAAGATGAGCGCATAAAACAATTGCTGAAACGCCATGAATGTATACGGCGGAAGTTTATATTCCTTTAAGAGAATCCGATCGAGTAGCGAGGTTACCGTGAATAAAATTAAAGCGATAAACACATACGAGTATTTTGAACTGCTGAACATTACCTTGAATGGGGCGAGCATATTGTTACTGCCTTTCCGTAGTTCCAGAAAGTAAGCGCCTATTAACATTAAAATAATTCCGAGCCATTCTGTTATGTTTAATATGTCGTTGATAAAAATTGCTCCTGCTATCGCAACCAACCCGGGCGATAATGCTAGGAGCGGAAGCGCTTCGCTTATTTCCAAATTCTTTACTGAAAACATAACGCACAAAAATGCGCCCGCGCTTAGAATTGTTTTGAAGAATAGTATAGATAAACTGATCGGAGATATTTCGGCTAAATGAACCGAAAAGAAAAACGGCAAAGAAAAAAGCAGAGTGGATGCTGAAATAATAAAAGAAAAATCAAGCGCGCTAAGTGAGAATAAAATTTTTTTCTCGTAAACAGCCGATGCTGCTGAAAATAATGCGGATATAAAAGCCAGTATAAACCAGTTCATTTTAACTCTCTGATTTGTATTACCATTTAATAACCAGTTTAATAAAGAAATTTCTTCCCGGTTCAACTATTATGTATCCGCGGGTTGTAGATAAGTGGTTTCTATATTCCTTATTAAAAATATTTTCAACTCCGGCGGAAATTTTAAGGTTGATTGAGCTTAATTTGAAGAAACCAGCATTAAGATAAAAATTAAAATATTCATAGCCAGGCGTAGTTATCTCACCGGTGGCAACTTTGTTTTGTGGAGCAAAAATTGTTGATGAAATGTCTGCCTGCAATTTTTCATTCAAGCCGAATTTAATACCAACATTTCCGTTCAAAGGTGGAATTTCGGAAAGATTACCGGCCGTTGTTATGTCATCACCCTTAACATACGAAGCAGTTGCATAAAGAATATGGTTGTCATAAAAATTATAATCTGCATGGAGGTCAAATCCATACATCCGTGCTTCTCCGATATTTGTTTTTACAAAAGCGTTTCTTCCATCGAATGTGCCAGGTATTTCAGTAACAAGATCATTGAAGTAATTAAAGAAAATACTTAAAATGATTTTAAGTCCGGATGAATAATAACGGACTCCCAGATCAACGGATTTTCCTCTTTCCGGTTTTAAGTTAGGATTGCCGACGCGAACATAACTACCTTGATCTATATATTGGAATCTTTCTTCAAGAGATGGTGAGCGGAAAGACAAACCAAGCCCTAAAGTAAAATCGAAGTCTTGATTCACAGAATATTTTATACCAATATTCCCACTGTAAGAAGCATCGTTGACGTTTATCTTATTCCATATTATTTGCTGTCCTGGAGGTGAATAATTGATAACTCCGTTTACAATTTCATAAATTGGATTAAGAGTTGTTTCGCCGCTAACGTTAATTTTATCATAGCGCACACCAAGTGAGAGAGATAATTTGTCTTTGAATAATTCAACATCGTCTTGAGCAAATAGACCATAGCTTTTATACTTTGAATCGGGCAATGGTTTTTCATTGATAACTTTGTTTGTAGTGCTTACAACGTCTCCCACAGAATTAAGAACTTCGATCAATTGATATTTTTGTCTTTCCCCGTTGTAACTTCTATCCCAATAATCAATACCGAGGACGAGATTATTTTTCTCTGTCAACAAAAAATTTCCATGAATCTGTAAATTATTGTTTTTGTGATCTGCACCAGGAGTTATTTTTAATATACTAACTCTGCGTGCCGGGGTCGTTTCAGTTGCCTGAATGTTCTGAACAGTATAAGGAATATTCTCAAGATCACGTTTGATAAATTGATAAGAATATGCGGCAGAAAGTTTATAAAGAACTTTTGAAATATTTCGTATCTCATATCCGGCGGATATTAATTCTCTTTTCACATCGGGATAACTTACATCTGCATTGTTTGGAAAAACAGAAGCGCCGGGAATTCCTATATTATTTGCTTTTAGTAATTGATATTCAATTTTAAGCGTATGATTATCAAAGGGTAATAAATTTAAAGCTCCTGAAAAACTGTAATCTTCAAATTGGCTGTTTTTTAATTCACCTACAGGAGTTTGTATGTTTTGAGCTTTTCTGTATGAGCCGGAAAACTTTGATGACCAAAACGAATCGCCGATGTAAAGTATGCCCGACCAAGATGACATATTATTTACAGAGTTGTATCCGGTCGAGAAATTTCCATTCATCGAAAACTTATCATATAATTGCGGAGATTTTGTAATAATGTTTACAATTCCGCCGCTAGCCCCAGAACCGTAAATAGAAGAAGAAGCACCTTTAATTATTTCGATTCTTTCAACATCATTCAAATCAATCGTCGATAACCGCGCAGCGACTTCGGTTGAAGTAGCAATTCTATAGCCGTTAATTAGTGTAACAACATTTTCGCGATTGAGTCCGCGTATGCTAACCTCAGTTCCCCAAACACAATCGCGCAAAAGGGAAATGCCCGGTTCTTCTTTTAGCGCATCGGAAAGCGATTGAAACGGTTTGCTTTCGATTTGCTCTTTGCCAACTAACAATTCCGAATAAGGAGAGTTGCGAAGATATTTGTCAGTTCTGTCAGTGCTCACAATAACCTCGTCAAGTTCTATCGGTGAAGCTTCGAGAGTAAAATCTTTTTCCATAGAATTGGAATCGATAATGACTGTATCAGAAAGCGGTTTATATCCAAGCCGAGATACTTTAATGTAGTATTTTCCATGAGAAATTTTTTTTATTGAATAATCACCTTCATCATTTGAGTAAGCCATGTATTGGGAAGAAATAAAAACCACAGCTCCTTGAATGGGGTTACCATTTTTAAAATCAATTAATTTTCCTTTTAGTGATTCAGTTTGTGAATATAAAATGCTCGAAAGAAAAACGATGAGCAAAAATGATATTTTACTTTTCATAAGTGACAGTATTTTCCCATAAAGGAGCTACGACGAATTTTCCGAAATCTTTTTTGGCTTCGATTCATGAGTAAACATAAATAGTTTTTTTACATAAATTCAATATAGTCACAGCTTTTCTAAAAACTGTAGTTAGAAACTAACGTGCAACATTATTAATATTTAATCGAATCTCTATTTTTTCTCATGAAGCAAATGTCAATTTCATTTTAGAAGATATAAAAAGGGCACGAATAATGGAGCCCTTTCGATTTAACAAATTATTTCAAGAACATCATTGATATTGGAATTTAGAAGAAAATAGGTTCGAACTTCGTCTATCAAGTGGAGCTACTAAATCCCCGATGATGAGTCGGGGTTTTTTATTTTAAAAATTATTTAATCAGACGATCTATTTTGTTGTAACTTGAATTCACATAATAGTATTAAATGTTTACTGAAAGAAATTTTGATGATGCTGAACTGTTATAAAGAATCATAGCTCTTAAAAATTTATTGGTTGATAAAATAATAGACTAAAACAGAACAAATTTTTAAGACAAGGAGATTATATGAAAACGAATTTTTTAGCCGTGATATTGCTCATTATCTGTGCGGCATGTAGTTCAAATAAACAAGAACTAACACAACAAGATAAAGATCAGATTAAAAAGGAATTGTTACCAGTGGTGAGTAACCTGATAACAAGTTATGAGCTAGGAAATGTAGAATCAATTTTAAAATTTTACAGAAATTCAGCTGACTTTATTTCAGTCAATGCCGATGGGGCAGTGAACGATTTTCCTAAATTTAAAATAGATGTTGAAGAACAATTCAAAGCTATGAGTACAATGAAATTAACTGTCGAAAAAGAGGAATTTAGGATACTGAAGAAAGATCTAGTGCTGTATGTGTGGCTGGGCAAAATTGAAGGAAAGATGAGAGATGGCAGTTTATTAGTTATCAACAAAAATGTTGCATCATTTTTATTCCAAAAATTTAATGAGGAGTGGAAAGTAATTTATAAAGGTGCTTCTGCTCTTCCTGAAATAATTCAACAAAGTAACACTGCAAATAAAAAGAAATGAAAAATGTTATAGACTATCAATACAGATATCAGTCTCTGGAACAATATTTTCAAAAAAAATAAAGGAACAATCCAATATGCGAACCATGTTAAGCTACCATCTCCGATTACTTGTTTTCTTTTTCCTCTCACTTATTATAGTGAATAATGTTAAAAGTGAATCTATCCCTCAAACAACAAATAAAAAGCAACAAGCTGATACAAACTCTGAGATTCGTAGATGCCTCAACCGGATGAACGAAGTGCTGGCGACAAAAGATTTGCAGACAGTCATGACTGTATACGACAATTCGGATGACATAATGGTGGTGGGATCTGATTCGGGAGAAGTATTCATAGGCAGAGAAAGAGTTCAAGAGTTTATGAAAGTAATTGTTTCTATGCCTTTCGTGTTTTCGTTTGATATGGATCAGGTGATAATCAATCACAGTGAAAATATAGCATGGGTATTTGTGGAGAGTAAAATGGTACATACAGGAAGCAATGGCAAAGTTTCTAAAGTGCCATATCGCATCACGGCCGTTATGATCAAAAGGGGAAACGAATGGAAATGGAAAGTCTTTTCAGGATCAATTCCGAGAGGAGAGTAAAGTGAAAGAGCAACATCATTGTCAGCTCTTTTGTTCTGATCCGCAAATTGGATATAAAAAGGACTTGAAGTATCGAGCCCTTTCTATTCAGTAAATCATATCAAAATTCATTTATATGTGTTAGAAGAAAATAGGTTCGAACTTCGTCTATCAAATGGAGCCAAAAGACAAAGCCCTGAACTTGATTTAGGGCTTTCGTATTTATGAGCTACTTTGTTTACATACTTCAATCATGTTCGGGTTGACTATATTTTCTTAATTAATCTTATATTTTGATACGGAAAAGAAATTTTTAGAAGGCATATTTATGAATGAACCCGATGAATTAAGAAAGAAAATACAAACGGCTTTCAAGAATTGGGAAGAAACCATTTACAAAAAAACAATATCCCAAACACCAGAGCAACAGAAAGAATTTACAACACAATCATTCACACCTGTCAAGCCACTTTATGTTCCTAGTGAAAATGAATTAGAAAATTATAATGAGAAATTAGGATTTCCCGGGCAGTATCCTTTTACTCGAGGTGTACAACCATCAATGTACCGCGGAAGATTTTGGACGATGAGACAATATGCTGGATTCGGAACGGCAAAAGAATCTAACGAGAGATATCGTTATTTACTTTCTCAAGGACAGAGCGGTTTATCTGTAGCATTCGATCTTCCTACACAAATTGGTTATGATAGTGATGATCAGATGGCGCTTGGCGAAGTTGGAAAAGTCGGTGTTGCAATTGATACACTTGCCGATATGGAAATTTTATTCGATCAAATACCACTTGATAAAGTTTCTACATCAATGACAATTAATGCACCGGCTTCTGTTCTTCTTGCAATGTATATCGCCGTTGCAGAAAAACAAGGAGTGAAAAGAAATAAAATCAGCGGCACAATTCAGAATGATATCTTAAAAGAATATTTCGCTCGCGGTACTTATATTTATCCACCCAAACATTCGATGCGGCTTATTACAAACATTTTTGAATTCTGTTCAAAAGAAATTCCAAAGTGGAATACTATTTCAATTTCTGGTTACCACATTCGCGAAGCAGGTTCTACTGCCGCTCAAGAAGTTGGATTTACTCTCGCAGACGGAATCGCTTATGTTGAAGCTGCAATAAAAGCCGGATTAGATGTAGATGAATTTGCCGGACAACTTTCTTTCTTTTTTAATGCACACAATGATCTGTTCGAAGAAGTCGCAAAGTATCGTGCAGCGCGCCGTTTGTGGGCGAAGATTATGAAGAAAAGATTTGGAGCTAAAAAAATTAAATCACAAATGCTTCGCTTCCATACACAAACTGCAGGCTCAACTTTAACTGCACAACAAGTTGATAACAATATTGTTAGAGTAACTATTCAAACACTTGCTGCTGTTCTTGGCGGAACACAAAGCTTGCATACTAATTCACGGGATGAAGCTCTTGCACTGCCTAATCAAGAATCAGTTAAAATTGCATTGCGTACTCAGCAAATTGTCGCACATGAAAGCGGAGTAACAAACACTGTTGATCCGCTCGCTGGTTCGTTTTATGTTGAAGCTCTTACTGATCAAATTGAAAAAGAAGCGGAAGATTATATTAAAAAGATTGATTCCCTTGGCGGAATGATAGCGGCTATCGAAGAGGGTTATGTTCAGACAGAAATACAAAAATCAGCTTATCAATTCAATCAAGAACTTGAACGCAATGAACGAATTGTTGTTGGTGTTAATAAATATCAGGAGTCGGAAGAAAATCACCCTGAATTATTAAAAATAGACGAAAAAGTTCAGCGGAATCAAATTGAATCCTTAACTAAGATCCGTTCACAGAGGAACAATATTCATGTAAAAGAAAAACTCAATGCTTTGAAAACTGCCGCTCAAAGCGACTCTAACCTTATGCCATTTATTCTTGATGCAGTAAAAGTTTATGCAAGTATTGGAGAAATCTGCAACACGATGCGTGAAGTTTTTGGTGAGTATAAAGAACACGTGGTAATTTAACATAGAACGAAGAGTGCAGAACGTAGAATTTTTTAAAGGAGGTAAAAATGGAATTAACACATATAGAACATATTGGAATTGCAGTAAAGAATTTAGAAGAATCAATTAAATTTTATGAAAGTGTACTCAATTTGAAATGTTACTCGATTGAAGAAGTGAAAGATCAAAAAGTTAGGACAGCATTTTTCAAGATTGGAGAAACTAAAATAGAATTGCTCGCATCAACAGAACCGGACGGACAAATTGCAAAGTTTATTGAAAAAAAAGGTGAAGGCATTCACCATATAGCTTATACAGTAGATGATCTTAATGAAGCACTTAAAAAATTAGAGTCAAAAGGAATTCAATTGATTGATAAAAAACCGCGTAAAGGTGCGGAAGGTTTGAATATTGCTTTCTTACATCCGAAATTTACAAACGGAGTTTTAATTGAATTATGTGAAAAGAATGAGAAATAATTTAACTTTTAATTAACTAGCTGTTTCAATCTCTCCTGAATTTATATTTAACTCTCCTTCCCACCGTGCCATAACAGCCGAAGCAAGACAATTACCAACAAGATTAACTGTCGTGCGCGCCATATCCATTATCTCATCAACACCGAGCACTACAGCAACACCTTCCATTGGTAAACCAAATGACATTAGCGTTCCGGAAAGAATTACTATTGATGCCCTAGGTACAGCTGCAACTCCCTTGCTGGTTATCATCAAAGTTAACATCATCAACAATTGTTGCGAAATAGTTAAATGAATTCCCGCAGCTTGAGCTATAAAAATTGAGGCGACAGAAAGATACAATGTTGATCCATCCAGATTAAATGAATAGCCGGTTGGCAAAACAAACGACACAATTCTTTTAGGTACACCGAAGTTTATCATTCTTTTAAATGCGTCCGGAAGAGCTGCATCTGATGAGGTAGTGGTAAATGCAATTAAAGCAGGATTCTTTACCGCACTTAAAAATTTCCTTAGTGGAATTTTTGCAATCATAATAACAGGAACAAAAACAAGAAGGACAAAAACCGTCAACGCTCCGTAATAAGTTAGGATAAGTTTACCAAGATTAATTAATATTGATACACCGCTATGCCCAACAGTATACCACATCGCAGCACCAATGCCGAATGGTGCAAACTTCATAACTATATTTGTGAATTTAAACATCACTTCAGAAAGTCCTTCGCAGAAATTTAATATTGTTTCTTTTGGTCTTCCTTTTACTTGCGTTAATGCTACACCAAAAAGAATTGCAAAGAAAACGACTTGAAGAACTTCATTAGCCGCAGCAGATTCAAAAAAACTTCTCGGTACTATATGTTCAATCATTCCCTGAAACGTGATTTTATTCTGTGAGAGAGTCGGATCAACAGGAGCAGTTACATTTAGAGAAATACCGACTCCAGGTTGAAATATATTTACAGCTATTAATCCAATAAAAAGAGCAAGTGTTGTTACAACTTCAAAATAGAAAATTGTTTTTAGCGCAAGTCTGCCAATGGCTTTCAGATCGTCACTATGGCCGGCAATGCCGACTGTTAATGTTCCAAAAAGCAACGGGACAATAATAGTCCTGATCATTCTCAAAAAAACATTTGAAACAATTCTAATATCTTGCGAATGTTCAGGAAATAGCACGCCGCAGGTTGCACCAACAACCATGGAAATAATTATCCATTTAGTTAAGCTGATATTTTTAATCTTCTGCCACATAAATAATTTTTTAATTAATTGAAATTGTTGTTTCAATATAGCGAATACTATTTCAAAGATTCTATACTATGAATGTTAAATATGTAATCAAATTTTCCTTTCGATTAAAAATAATGTTAAATATCTTTACTTTGAAGAACGGAAAAATAATATGAAAAAAATAATTCAACTGCTGGCTATTTTTTTAAGCATATCAAATTTTTCATTCGGGCAGGATGCTGGAGAAATTTGCTCTCAATCAAAAATAAAAGCTTTTGCACAATTGAATAAAATTTCTCAAGTGCAATATCCAGGTGACAGCAGTATTGATGTAACATATTATAAACTAAATCTCTCTTTAACTTATGGTAATCCGGGAAACATTTCTGGAATAGTAACCATAGATGCAAAAGCAACACAAAATCAGCTCGCTACATTCTTTTTGGATATTGTTAATCAACTTACAGTAACATCTGTAAAGCTCAATGGAATTACAGATCTAACTTTTTCTCAACCGAGCGGTTCTGATCAGTTGAGAATTACACTCGATCGGACTTATGGAATTGGTGAAAAATTTTCAGTTGATATTTCTTATCAAGGAACACCTGGCTCAGGAGGATTTGGAAGTTTTATATTTTCAACTCATAGCGGTCAACCGATTATGTGGACATTAAGCGAACCGTATGGTGCAAAAGATTGGTGGCCA
This window contains:
- the mce gene encoding methylmalonyl-CoA epimerase; this encodes MELTHIEHIGIAVKNLEESIKFYESVLNLKCYSIEEVKDQKVRTAFFKIGETKIELLASTEPDGQIAKFIEKKGEGIHHIAYTVDDLNEALKKLESKGIQLIDKKPRKGAEGLNIAFLHPKFTNGVLIELCEKNEK
- a CDS encoding dicarboxylate/amino acid:cation symporter, whose product is MWQKIKNISLTKWIIISMVVGATCGVLFPEHSQDIRIVSNVFLRMIRTIIVPLLFGTLTVGIAGHSDDLKAIGRLALKTIFYFEVVTTLALFIGLIAVNIFQPGVGISLNVTAPVDPTLSQNKITFQGMIEHIVPRSFFESAAANEVLQVVFFAILFGVALTQVKGRPKETILNFCEGLSEVMFKFTNIVMKFAPFGIGAAMWYTVGHSGVSILINLGKLILTYYGALTVFVLLVFVPVIMIAKIPLRKFLSAVKNPALIAFTTTSSDAALPDAFKRMINFGVPKRIVSFVLPTGYSFNLDGSTLYLSVASIFIAQAAGIHLTISQQLLMMLTLMITSKGVAAVPRASIVILSGTLMSFGLPMEGVAVVLGVDEIMDMARTTVNLVGNCLASAVMARWEGELNINSGEIETAS
- a CDS encoding nuclear transport factor 2 family protein; this encodes MRTMLSYHLRLLVFFFLSLIIVNNVKSESIPQTTNKKQQADTNSEIRRCLNRMNEVLATKDLQTVMTVYDNSDDIMVVGSDSGEVFIGRERVQEFMKVIVSMPFVFSFDMDQVIINHSENIAWVFVESKMVHTGSNGKVSKVPYRITAVMIKRGNEWKWKVFSGSIPRGE
- a CDS encoding TonB-dependent receptor, which encodes MKSKISFLLIVFLSSILYSQTESLKGKLIDFKNGNPIQGAVVFISSQYMAYSNDEGDYSIKKISHGKYYIKVSRLGYKPLSDTVIIDSNSMEKDFTLEASPIELDEVIVSTDRTDKYLRNSPYSELLVGKEQIESKPFQSLSDALKEEPGISLLRDCVWGTEVSIRGLNRENVVTLINGYRIATSTEVAARLSTIDLNDVERIEIIKGASSSIYGSGASGGIVNIITKSPQLYDKFSMNGNFSTGYNSVNNMSSWSGILYIGDSFWSSKFSGSYRKAQNIQTPVGELKNSQFEDYSFSGALNLLPFDNHTLKIEYQLLKANNIGIPGASVFPNNADVSYPDVKRELISAGYEIRNISKVLYKLSAAYSYQFIKRDLENIPYTVQNIQATETTPARRVSILKITPGADHKNNNLQIHGNFLLTEKNNLVLGIDYWDRSYNGERQKYQLIEVLNSVGDVVSTTNKVINEKPLPDSKYKSYGLFAQDDVELFKDKLSLSLGVRYDKINVSGETTLNPIYEIVNGVINYSPPGQQIIWNKINVNDASYSGNIGIKYSVNQDFDFTLGLGLSFRSPSLEERFQYIDQGSYVRVGNPNLKPERGKSVDLGVRYYSSGLKIILSIFFNYFNDLVTEIPGTFDGRNAFVKTNIGEARMYGFDLHADYNFYDNHILYATASYVKGDDITTAGNLSEIPPLNGNVGIKFGLNEKLQADISSTIFAPQNKVATGEITTPGYEYFNFYLNAGFFKLSSINLKISAGVENIFNKEYRNHLSTTRGYIIVEPGRNFFIKLVIKW
- a CDS encoding EamA family transporter, whose translation is MNWFILAFISALFSAASAVYEKKILFSLSALDFSFIISASTLLFSLPFFFSVHLAEISPISLSILFFKTILSAGAFLCVMFSVKNLEISEALPLLALSPGLVAIAGAIFINDILNITEWLGIILMLIGAYFLELRKGSNNMLAPFKVMFSSSKYSYVFIALILFTVTSLLDRILLKEYKLPPYTFMAFQQLFYALIFFVIILIKHRNIITQVKSIDKKVFYTVIAISFFTVIYRYTQIEATKLAPVALVLSIKRLSVLIAVIAGGKLFREEYLYRRVAAVILILSGAALLMNN
- a CDS encoding methylmalonyl-CoA mutase family protein, with protein sequence MNEPDELRKKIQTAFKNWEETIYKKTISQTPEQQKEFTTQSFTPVKPLYVPSENELENYNEKLGFPGQYPFTRGVQPSMYRGRFWTMRQYAGFGTAKESNERYRYLLSQGQSGLSVAFDLPTQIGYDSDDQMALGEVGKVGVAIDTLADMEILFDQIPLDKVSTSMTINAPASVLLAMYIAVAEKQGVKRNKISGTIQNDILKEYFARGTYIYPPKHSMRLITNIFEFCSKEIPKWNTISISGYHIREAGSTAAQEVGFTLADGIAYVEAAIKAGLDVDEFAGQLSFFFNAHNDLFEEVAKYRAARRLWAKIMKKRFGAKKIKSQMLRFHTQTAGSTLTAQQVDNNIVRVTIQTLAAVLGGTQSLHTNSRDEALALPNQESVKIALRTQQIVAHESGVTNTVDPLAGSFYVEALTDQIEKEAEDYIKKIDSLGGMIAAIEEGYVQTEIQKSAYQFNQELERNERIVVGVNKYQESEENHPELLKIDEKVQRNQIESLTKIRSQRNNIHVKEKLNALKTAAQSDSNLMPFILDAVKVYASIGEICNTMREVFGEYKEHVVI